The following DNA comes from Girardinichthys multiradiatus isolate DD_20200921_A chromosome 2, DD_fGirMul_XY1, whole genome shotgun sequence.
AGAAAGCACATCCTTTTAAAAGTCTACAGTATCAGGGCATAATAAAGTATTTGGTTTCTATCaggttttaaattgttttaaaactaaatttaggtgtaaaaaaacaacagattaaaTGCACGCCAATATTCATAACACAAGGACGAAGTCAAAGAGGAAAAGctgtgggaaaaaaataattacaccCTGGGGctgtacaataaataaatgtatcacTAGTGCAATATTACTGCACGTTGCAAAGAACTGCCTGGAGTGCAATAAGTGTTATCTAATTATTTATGTGCAACACATTCGTGAATGCAGTGAATGCAGCATGACAGATATAGAACCAGTGACTTCTAAATTAAGACCACAACAATCCATCTTTAAACAGAGTTGGAGTACAAACAGActttctgaaaaaaatcaaaaaacctAAAGTACCTACTTCTCTGGGATTAAGGCGGCCACACCTTGTGGAGACTGGAGCAGAAAAGTCATAGCTAGCTTTAAGCTGTTGCTACGTCCTTGCTGTTTCCAAGACATCATAAACTTGTTGTATATGACTTCAGTTGTTAAAACCTCTTCCTGCAGGAACATCACATATTCTTCTATGGATCCACAGCAAACTAAAAGtgaagaaaactaaaatgtCTCTGTGTTAACATCCATTCTAAGATGTTATTAGACTATGAGAAAAAATGAACTAAAGAAACACATTTGATGGGTTTCTGTCTTAAAAACAGATCAACTGCAAATATGTTACACCCaattacagaaagaaagaaaaagtatCAAAGGTTTTTTctgtagtaaaataaaaatgtcttcattttgtttttcgaTATCATTTAGACTAAAATATATCTGAGAAGACAACTGGCAGGTGGCTGATGATGTATTCTTGTTGACAAACAATATGCAGCACAGTGGATCTGCTCCAGACTGACTGTCAGGACTGAATGAAACATGGGCTGCATTATGAATCCGTTTAATCTTCACAGGCACCTTCAAGCAATCAAAATGATCTCAAGCtcatgtaataaaataaatcttgcCCTTATCTTTCACTTACTGACTCCTTCATGTTGGAAAAGTTTTGTCTCAAAGCTACAAatcaaaaactgtattttcctTATTCTGCGGGCGCTCCTGTACACAGCAGCAAATGGAAATTGGGTCCTTGGTACATTTCACTGGTGACTCTcactaaaataatgtttcttaCATGAGCACACTGTTGGGAGTGGGTGTTTGTGAAGCTGTACAGGCATGTTTGTATGCTGAGGGATGTTTTGCTCATTGCCTCGGCAGAGAGTTCAGCTGCGTGCCACTTTACAAAGTCTCTGTTCAGGCTTCAACCACCTGCCGACTGCTAAGCAGCCCGTGCGTCCGGAGAGAGAGCAGCTCTGAAGCCAATATTCGCTACAGCACGTGGCAGCAGTTGTACTGAGCCAGCGGCAGGATCttgggtttgttttgtgtgGGTATGTTGAAGGCCAGAGCTTTCTCGCACAGAGGGAACTGGAAGAGTCTGTCTCGGAGCTTGATGCTATGTCGTTTCCCCTGCTCTGCCCTTGGTCCCGACTCGTCCCGGGTTCCTTGTGTATTTTGGGCTCGAGACTTTTCTGTGGACTCGTTCTTTTCGTTTTGTTCTTCCTCCCTTTCTGTTTTCTCCCTCAGGCTGGCGGAGGACGCAGAGATGCAGGACTGACAGGATTCAGGTGTTGGGAGGAGCGGAGGCGGTTTGCCGGTGTTGTTGTTTGGTTCCATCTCTTCATCCTGTCTCTCTTTCCTGTTTGAGATGTTCAGCTGACAAGACACCCTGAAAGCTGGCGAGGACTGAGTGACTTCAGAGGTTTGACTGAGCGTGTCATCCCGATGACTGACTGGCTGATCCAAAATAACACACCCGCTGTCTTCATTTCCTCTTTGCATTTCCTctgccttttcctcctccttctctgtATATCCTAAATCTTCCACCTCTTCCATGCACTCCAAGATCTCCTCAAGCTCCCCTTCTGGTTCTCTCGGTCCCTCTTGTTCTTCTttgtcttcctcctcttccttttcctcctcctcctcctcgtcctCCTCAAAGATCTGCTGTAGTGCAGGGACGTTCTTGACTACAGGAGGCTCTTCAAAGGGAGCAGGACGGAGGCTGAAGCCGAGGCTGGGCTGCCACGTCCCAGGAAACGCCTGCTGAGTCGAGGACTTCATAGCAAGCAGATCCCCGCTCTCTGGGGCACACAGAGAGGAAGATGTGGCAGAGATGGCCCCTGTGACCCAGTGTGGTGGCGCCTCAGGACTGAGGAGGGCGTCATCCAGGCCCTGCAGCCACTGGTGAGCCTCGATCTCGCCGAGAGACGCACGGCGACACGGATCCTTCTGCAGCATCCTGGAGATCAAACtgacaatgaaaaaaaaggtGTTATTAAAGAtgggatgttgtgtaaaatgtaaattaaatactcttccccccccaaaaaaatattttgaatatgaTGGCCACAACACATCTTGTGGTTTTTAGCGTCATGAGGCTTGGATTTTTTTAACTGGACTCTCGGCAGGTCATTTCCGCACCCTGGCTCTTCTACTACGAAACCATTCGGTTGCGAAGGATGGACATGTGGGTTTTCATTGCACTGTAAAACGCAATTCTTCATGAATCTGCTTTTAGgtgcaaaataattatttaatatttgccATACTGTTAATGGAAAAAGATTATTTTCacacatatttttgtttgacaTAATGCATTATTCTTAAAGGGgacctattatgcaaaattccctttttgataatttttatacttccatttgggtctctaatgcttctacaaacagtccaaatgcaaaaaagaaaaacattcagcagGTTTCTGGCTATAAATGAATGGggttttttttctagaaaatgCGCAGTTTTAAAAcctgtgtaattgtgacgtcacaattacactggcacCTAACACCCTTAACCTGAGTCCCGcccctgactagcaactgaagcggagctccacccacttggTGTTCAGTAGAGGATCACATCTCGCCGGCTGGTTTTACCTTAAACATGCTTTACAATGGATGTTCTGTTGTTGACTGCAAAGATCCACATctgtccatgcacattctcccGCTGTTGGATAACAAAGATTtgtggcttcattttatttttgagggcaatgttCTAGTCGCATTGCCGAAGACAGTACTAGTTTGCACAAATCACTTCACCATAGATTGCTTTGAGAATTCACATCAGTACACGTCAGGATATGCAgaaagactgaagaaaaattcaaTCCCTACTGTTTCATTTTCACATAGGAAGTGCTGGTTGGGGGCGCGGCCAGATACAGACAGAGCCCtgaaacagctcattctgaaaggagctcaaaaaaGGGGAAACTGAGGAGATGAAATCCCATTATCTGAGAATAATTTTGTGCGAGAAATGTAATTAACTTGTTTTGTATAGCCCTTtgacctatcccaaatgtttaaaaggaagtataatagaTCACCTTTAAGTTAACGACAAGGCTTCTGTTCAAGATATAAAAAAGGTTGCTTGAGTCTTTCTGGAGTCAGACTTAAGTCTAATTTCCACACATTTCAAACTGAAATTTCCAGAGTTCTCAGTCCTTTCTAGCCCATTTTCAAAGTTCAAATACAAAAGATCACAGCAAATATCAGACATGGAACCTGCAAAAATCAcagttggatggatggacggacggttggatggatgggcATGCGCATTTTGTAAAGACTAAAAATCACCCGACTAAGTTGtacatttcatttaatctgagtatACCATTTTTAACAACTGTACAGTATTTGCTTTTCTTGTGTTGTAAATTTTTTCCACTACTGTACAGGTTACTCTACTCTTTGtgatttttccagttttttaccTTTGTGAGTATCTGCATGCTTCCTTTGCCTTTTACTTTGGTGCACACTTGAATTATCCCACTGTGgcacaataaattacatttctattttattgattattaaatattatgcaATCGCAGcaaaacaaaacgagcaccttCATTATTGGAGATCCGAACAGGTGAACCCATTCATGTGGGAAATTTTAAGAACCATCTTTCTATCTCCACATTACCGCTACACATCATAACTAAGGCTCAAGAGAACCagggtaaataaaaatactGGGTGCTGCATTAACAAAATATAGATTTTCACATCATTACCATCCTATGATCATGAAAACTGAAAGATACTAATTAAAATTGCCCAATTATTCTGTTATATGAGTTTAAGTGTTTCTACTGGAATCATCCATTTGATTCAAACACAATATTCCTGAAAACTGTGAAGAACATCGACTACGTCGGAATGATAAATAGAGTAAAGATGCAGCCAATGCCCTTGTTGTAAAGTGGGAGAATACTTTTTTGCAGTACTGTAGAAAGAAGGAATAAAAAATGCCAGCAGCAATGAATAAATGGAGGATCTTGACATTGGAAGTAACTATGATGCTGACACTGCTTTTTGaaatagttttgtatttcaggtGTTTCTTTCCTTGTTTTGTCAACACCGATGGAACAAAAATGTGCAGCGTAGTTGTGATTTTAGAGTTCGTTTCAGTTTACTCTGCTGCTCTGGGAGCTAAGAGAACATCGTATGTGTCTTGGTTTGAGTTGTGAGGGTTCGAGGTTAAGTGTGAAGAGAGATATAAATGCTTGAGTTGTATTTTCTTCCAGAAGTGCTGTTGTATTACTCTGATGACCATGAGTTGAATGAGTGAGAAAcagttgtttttaacaaaatttacTGTTTTTTACACCATTAATGcccataaaataaatgtaactgaagtaTAATTACACTTTACTTTAGGAAATTGATCAGAATTACTTTATTTCTCCCCTTGAAGTTAAGTATATGACATGACTCTTCGaaatggaaaaaaggaaaaaaccacACCATTTCAAGTTAAGCAAAGGTGTGACAATCTTTACAAGTCAGGATACAGTTAGTGGCATAAACTTGCTCacatctacagtcagagcagtGATTATAAAGTTTGAAACAGCTGAAACGAACAGCTGAATGATGACCCAAGGTCATCTTGCCACCATGCACAGTGAACAGGGTGGTAAGGGAGGTAAAAACTCTCCTAAGGTCACTGTTGGAGAACTGCATCGAAGAGTGGTATACTTTGGGGTCACTAAGTGTCTATGAAAACCACTGGGCACCATCTACGTGGCAACACATTATTTCTGAGCCAAGCCAGGAAAAGCCTTTCCTGTCCTACCATTACAAATGTAAACTTGATGAGTTTGATAAACACTGCATGGACTTTGCTGGACCTGGGTCAGTTGGTGAAAAGCTTTCAGTAACTGACACGGTTCTGGTAACAAACAAAggatgattttgttaaaaagcacctcatggtgtctgttaaacatggtggtagagctatgatgctgtgggcctttaTTCCTCTTATAAAGTCAAGTGCATAGCATCGTGAACTTACCAggacatttcaaataaaaagctgatgGCTTCTGccagtaaactgaaaatgggtagTCACTGGGTTTTTCTGCTGAATATTGATCCAAAACACAAGTCCAAATCAACAGAAATGGTTAACCCGGCACAAAATGAACCGTCTTTCCTGGCCTTCTCAGCTGCAATAAAAGAGGAATT
Coding sequences within:
- the snrkb gene encoding SNF related kinase b; amino-acid sequence: MDSSGNFTSAMDGPVDPRGFCGRLDLSGLYQLGRTLGRGHFAVVKLGRHVNTGQLVAVKMIDKTKLDVMATSHLLQEVRCMRLVQHPNVVCLYEVIDTPTTLYLVMELAEGGDLYDYILRHDGGVAEGTAKRHFAQIVRAVSYCHQLHVVHRDLKPENVVFFPQQGAVKLTDFGFSNLFQPGMMLATSCGSLAYSAPEILLGEEYDAPAVDIWSLGVILYMLVCGVPPFQETNDSETLVMILDCRYSVPEHVSDNCRDLISRMLQKDPCRRASLGEIEAHQWLQGLDDALLSPEAPPHWVTGAISATSSSLCAPESGDLLAMKSSTQQAFPGTWQPSLGFSLRPAPFEEPPVVKNVPALQQIFEEDEEEEEEKEEEEDKEEQEGPREPEGELEEILECMEEVEDLGYTEKEEEKAEEMQRGNEDSGCVILDQPVSHRDDTLSQTSEVTQSSPAFRVSCQLNISNRKERQDEEMEPNNNTGKPPPLLPTPESCQSCISASSASLREKTEREEEQNEKNESTEKSRAQNTQGTRDESGPRAEQGKRHSIKLRDRLFQFPLCEKALAFNIPTQNKPKILPLAQYNCCHVL